The following are from one region of the Stenotrophomonas lactitubi genome:
- a CDS encoding alpha/beta fold hydrolase → MKIFQALWYAMKALARLVMIGMAMAVLGTGPAHATAVDKSAVPGTVQVEVVGKGRPLLMIPGLNSSAEVWRETCLALKNVQCHLVQLPGFAGAAAAHPRPADFLPAMRDELLGYLQAQQLSKVAVIGHSLGGVLAMQLALKAPDAVGPLVIVDSLPFYAAVMNPQATAQNVGMMAGQLREGLLAADEASFNARNDATAKALTRSTQHLPELQRWGRDSDRTSMADAMHSMLVRDLRDDIADIHTPVLVLGSWAAYQSMGGTEASTRAQFQAQYAKLPGVQIEMSAQGYHFLMWDDPRWLQAQVRRFLATHS, encoded by the coding sequence ATGAAGATCTTCCAGGCACTCTGGTACGCAATGAAGGCCTTGGCCAGGCTGGTGATGATCGGCATGGCGATGGCCGTGCTTGGCACCGGCCCGGCCCATGCCACCGCCGTCGACAAGTCCGCCGTTCCAGGCACCGTGCAGGTCGAGGTGGTCGGCAAGGGGCGTCCGCTGCTGATGATTCCCGGCCTGAACAGCAGTGCCGAGGTCTGGCGCGAGACCTGTCTGGCGCTGAAGAATGTGCAGTGTCACCTGGTGCAGTTGCCGGGCTTTGCCGGTGCTGCGGCAGCGCACCCACGCCCGGCGGATTTCCTGCCGGCGATGCGCGATGAACTGCTGGGCTATCTGCAGGCGCAGCAGCTGTCGAAGGTTGCCGTGATTGGCCACAGCCTGGGAGGCGTGCTGGCGATGCAGTTGGCACTGAAGGCACCCGATGCCGTCGGTCCACTGGTAATCGTGGATTCGCTGCCGTTCTATGCGGCGGTGATGAACCCGCAGGCCACCGCGCAGAACGTGGGGATGATGGCCGGACAGCTGCGCGAAGGCCTGCTGGCGGCCGATGAGGCCAGCTTCAATGCACGCAACGACGCGACCGCCAAGGCCCTGACCCGCAGCACGCAGCATCTGCCGGAGCTGCAGCGTTGGGGGCGCGACAGTGATCGCACGAGCATGGCTGATGCGATGCACTCCATGCTGGTGCGCGATCTGCGTGATGACATCGCCGATATCCACACGCCGGTCCTGGTGCTGGGCAGCTGGGCCGCTTATCAGTCGATGGGTGGTACGGAGGCCAGTACCCGTGCGCAGTTCCAGGCGCAGTACGCGAAGCTGCCGGGTGTGCAGATCG